Proteins found in one Fundulus heteroclitus isolate FHET01 unplaced genomic scaffold, MU-UCD_Fhet_4.1 scaffold_648, whole genome shotgun sequence genomic segment:
- the LOC105923172 gene encoding alpha-1,6-mannosylglycoprotein 6-beta-N-acetylglucosaminyltransferase A: MRKPVLKRPLFVLLGICFLWCLSLPYIILTKVDQRSASVTADSRLRQNRKVWLETSKSQDVMEMFGKFVDDLLNVVESDDNVSSVLRFKGYKEEIKAAEEKMEAEKAKGQMKDEMIKELRADKAQLRQEVTRLEELLKLQLKKEEQVKAEDEIPEDKNCPLPALDGFPQCKEKIKWMKDMWKTDPCYSSYGVNGSLCSFLIYLSEIESWCPVLSGRVVPSVKSETKQPGLEHAAVSRHLQGLHQDLHNKTEFRWIQQRIKSMEEIWVEAGSSLSSKYNLAERTAKQ, from the exons ATGAGGAAACCAGTTCTGAAAAGACCTCTGTTTGTGCTCCTGGGCATTTGTTTCCTGTGGTGTCTGAGCCTGCCCTATATTATTCTG ACTAAAGTTGACCAGAGGAGCGCCAGTGTGACTGCTGACAGCAGACTAAGACAGAACAGGAAAGTGTGGCTGGAAACAAGCAAGTCCCAAG ATGTGATGGAGATGTTTGGCAAGTTTGTGGACGATCTGCTGAACGTCGTTGAATCAGACGATAATG TCTCGTCAGTGCTACGTTTTAAAGGCtacaaagaggaaataaaagctgCTGAGGAGAAAATGGAAGCAGAGAAAGCGAAAGGTCAGATGAAGGATGAGATGATAAAGGAGCTACGTGCCGATAAAGCCCAACTGCGGCAAGAAGTGACCCGCTTGGAGGAGCTCCTGAAGCTGCAGCTGAAGAAAGAGGAACAAGTAAAAGCTG agGATGAAATCCCAGAAGATAAAAATTGCCCACTGCCAGCTTTGGATGGATTTCCTCAGTGTAAGGAGAAAATCAAG TGGATGAAGGACATGTGGAAGACAGACCCCTGCTACAGCAGTTATGGTGTGAATGGATCCCTGTGCTCCTTCCTCATCTACCTCAGCGAG ATAGAGTCCTGGTGTCCCGTTCTTTCAGGCCGCGTCGTCCCTTCGGTCAAATCAGAAACCAAACAG CCAGGATTGGAGCATGCAGCGGTATCCAGACATCTTCAAGGTCTACACCAGGATCTGCATAATAAGACTGAATTTCGTTGGATCCAACAGAGAATAAAGAGTATGGAGGAGATCTGGGTGGAGGCAGGAAGTTCTCTTTCATCCAAATACAACCTCGCAGAGCGGACAGCTAAACAG